In Drosophila teissieri strain GT53w chromosome 2R, Prin_Dtei_1.1, whole genome shotgun sequence, the following proteins share a genomic window:
- the LOC122613960 gene encoding F-box only protein 42 — translation MDASRHKVDGENDNCGATLAAVNLNVLPDEILEFIFTYLPPYGDLEHCSLVCKRWHAIVKNLVRRSKLNLEKGLTDFRLRWEVFSQQTVNGGAGAPLSFIAGRFAHSAVRQGNSMYVFGGGSSSDTTFNDLWRFDLTHMRWARPVATGTYPSPKGSASMVAWRDQLILFGGWRYPSLHPPYQPWCLFDELHYYDLGKNRWLLRSSLSSPPPMAGHSATVHGDRMVVFGGYQIKDDFNVNSNDTWVLDLPEQRWWQPLFVGNTRPSPRYGQIQVELGKNHLLIVGGCGGANRVYTDAWLLDMTRDVWSWKSITVRNKRFGAVHMWCNPGCKVNNYLVVVGPSPNMPQDFQMMKQSRVPVVGGRGPPPPNPLQNVPPRGYRIPVPDRRLGGGLGGPGQNRGGNIRPGVGGAAAALGPQEQYLANRRAILNQHMQQAQQFLHNSNVNNNNNNYQPRSGRLSDLHAPPAPAAAASPPSPPVRPNAPPSPADGDVDAAQRLQRNLALRCRDNEPRLPKRFDELYEDPFRMAAFNVPTRSRSASRDHNERIRRMEEKMNAIRNSRRSAPAAAQVEPQPLRAPSPKRLRCNVQSLFVCDISGILDSSDPALEWVEYKNFGVLKGAPDRLILSSLIAGNGELILFGGVHKETLTDITHHVSNSIHFLSVPRDII, via the exons ATGGACGCAAGCAGACACAAGGTCGACGGCGAGAACGACAATTGCGGGGCGACCTTGGCCGCTGTAAATCTGAATGTCCTTCCCGATGAGATACTGGAGTTCATATTCACCTACCTGCCACCGTACGGCGACTTGGAGCACTGCAGCCTGGTGTGCAAGCGATGGCACGCCATTGTGAAGA ATCTTGTGCGCCGTTCCAAgctaaatctggagaaggGCCTCACCGACTTTCGGCTGCGCTGGGAGGTGTTCTCCCAGCAGACTGTAAATGGCGGTGCTGGTGCACCATTATCCTTCATTGCCGGTCGATTTGCTCACTCGGCTGTGCGGCAAGGCAATTCCATGTACGTGTTCGGCGGCGGTTCCTCCTCGGACACCACCTTCAACGATCTGTGGCGCTTTGATTTGACGCACATGCGATGGGCGCGGCCAGTGGCCACTGGTACCTATCCCTCGCCCAAGGGAAGTGCTTCAATGGTGGCGTGGCGAGACCAGCTGATACTATTTGGCGGCTGGCGCTACCCCTCGCTACATCCGCCTTACCAACCTTGGTGTTTGTTTGACGAGCTGCACTACTACGATCTTGGAAAGAACCGCTGGCTACTACGGAGCTCCCTATCCTCACCACCACCAATGGCTGGACACTCGGCCACTGTTCATGGCGATCGAATGGTAGTTTTTGGCGGTTACCAGATCAAAGACGACTTCAATGTGAACTCAAACGATACATGGGTACTGGATCTGCCGGAGCAGCGCTGGTGGCAACCACTCTTTGTCGGCAACACGCGACCCAGTCCGCGATACGGACAAATCCAGGTGGAGTTGGGAAAGAACCATCTGCTGATCGTGGGAGGATGTGGCGGTGCCAATCGGGTGTACACTGATGCCTGGCTGCTGGACATGACCAGGGATGTATGGAGCTGGAAGTCCATTACTGTGCGCAACAAGCGTTTCGGAGCCGTCCACATGTGGTGCAATCCCGGTTGCAAGGTCAACAACTACCTGGTGGTCGTAGGACCATCGCCCAACATGCCGCAGGACTTCCAGATGATGAAGCAGAGCAGAGTCCCAGTCGTCGGAGGCCGAGGACCTCCGCCGCCGAATCCTCTTCAAAATGTACCTCCCAGGGGATACCGGATACCAGTTCCGGATCGTCGGCTGGGCGGAGGATTGGGTGGACCTGGCCAAAATCGTGGAGGAAACATCCGTCCTGGTGTAGGaggtgcagcagctgcactgGGCCCTCAAGAGCAGTATTTGGCTAACCGAAGAGCAATTCTTAACCAACACATGCAGCAAGCGCAGCAATTCCTGCACAACAGTAATGtgaacaataataacaataattacCAACCACGCTCGGGAAGATTGAGTGATCTCCATGCTCCGCCAGCtccggctgcagctgcttctCCGCCATCCCCGCCTGTGCGACCAAATGCTCCACCGTCTCCCGCCGATGGCGATGTGGATGCCGCACAACGCTTGCAAAGGAATTTAGCTCTAAGGTGCCGTGATAATGAACCTAGGCTGCCAAAACGCTTTGATGAGCTGTATGAG GATCCCTTTCGAATGGCGGCCTTCAATGTGCCCACACGATCGCGGAGTGCCTCCCGGGATCACAACGAGCGAATCCGACGCATGGAGGAGAAGATGAACGCCATCCGCAACTCGCGACGCAGCGCACCTGCGGCCGCCCAGGTCGAACCACAACCGCTTCGCGCACCCTCTCCCAAACGATTGCGCTGCAATGTGCAATCCCTGTTCGTGTGTGACATCTCCGGCATTTTGGACAGCAGCGATCCCGCCCTCGAGTGGGTGGAATACAAAAACTTCGGAGTGCTCAAGGGTGCTCCGGATCGGTTAATCCTGTCGAGCCTCATTGCTGGCAACGGCGAGCTCATCCTCTTTGGGGGCGTGCACAAGGAGACACTAACGGACATCACACACCATGTGTCCAATTCCATACACTTCCTGAGTGTGCCACGTGATATTATCTAA